A genomic segment from Brachionichthys hirsutus isolate HB-005 unplaced genomic scaffold, CSIRO-AGI_Bhir_v1 contig_254, whole genome shotgun sequence encodes:
- the LOC137914541 gene encoding coronin-2B-like, protein MTWRPQYRSSKFRHVFGKAAPKESCFDGVPITRSVQDNNFCAVNPQFLAVITECAGGGAFLVLPIRHTGKVDPHHPRVSGHRGNVLDIKWNPFNDYCIASCSEDATVKVWEIPPRGLQKNLTAAWKELQGHSRRVGLIEWHPTANNVLFSAGYDYQVMIWNLDCPEQVIKNPVRTISHHPDVVISMSFNTDGSLLATACKDRKVRLMEPRSGNLLQDGSCKMHKTSKVLFLGNLKMLLTTGVSRCNDRQLLLWDQDDMSVPLLQENLDGSSGLLFPFYDPDTHMLYIAGKGDGNIRYYEISSEKPYIHYLTEYRSNLPQKGLGAMPKRGVDVSSCEVFRFYKLVTIKSLVEPLSMIVPRRSDSYQEDIYPMTAGNRPALTAEEWLSGIDKGPVLISLKPGSQVAESPYSDVSKGLGSPLDTRRSHSRPGSLQLGYFQNQLGTKDGKGDGSLAADDKSWTPISNGEDLTLCSPPKTENELRMTFLKQQDEIRRLRELLNQRDVCIKQLELEIKNIKNSPSQSSL, encoded by the exons aTGACATGGCGTCCTCAGTACCGCAGCTCCAAGTTCCGCCACGTCTTTGGGAAGGCAGCGCCCAAGGAGAGCTGCTTCGATGGCGTGCCAATCACGCGCAGCGTCCAGGACAACAACTTCTGCGCCGTCAACCCACAGTTCCTGGCAGTCATCACCGAGTGCGCCGGGGGAGGGGCCTTCCTGGTCCTGCCCATCCGTCAC ACGGGGAAAGTGGACCCTCACCATCCCAGAGTATCGGGCCACAGAGGCAACGTGTTGGACATCAAGTGGAACCCCTTCAACGACTACTGCATCGCCTCCTGCTCTGAGGACGCCACG GTGAAGGTGTGGGAGATTCCTCCCCGTGGCTTGCAGAAGAACCTGACGGCAGCGTGGAAGGAGCTCCAGGGCCACAGCCGCAGAGTGGGCCTCATTGAGTGGCACCCGACTGCTAACAACGTCCTCTTCAGTGCGGGATACGACTACCag GTGATGATCTGGAACCTGGACTGTCCGGAGCAGGTGATCAAGAACCCGGTGCGGACGATCAGCCACCACCCGGACGTTGTCATCTCCATGTCTTTCAACACAGACGGCAGCCTCCTCGCCACCGCCTGCAAGGACAGGAAGGTCCGGCTGATGGAGCCGCGCTCAGGAAACCTACTGCAG GACGGCAGCTGCAAGATGCACAAAACCAGCAAGGTTCTGTTCCTGGGTAACTTGAAGATGCTCCTCACAACGGGCGTGTCGCGGTGCAACGACCGGCAGTTGCTTTTGTGGGATCAg gatgaCATGTCTGTGCCTTTGTTACAAGAGAACCTCGACGGGTCGTCCGGATTGCTGTTTCCTTTCTACGaccctgacacacacatgctttaCATCGCCGGGAAG GGTGACGGAAATATCAGGTACTACGAGATCAGCTCGGAAAAGCCATATATCCACTACCTGACTGAGTACCGCTCCAACCTACCTCAGAAAGGACTGG GTGCGATGCCAAAGAGGGGTGTGGATGTGAGTTCCTGCGAGGTGTTCAGGTTCTACAAACTGGTGACAATCAAGAGTCTGGTTGAGCCTCTGTCCATGATCGTTCCCCGCCGG TCGGACTCGTACCAGGAAGACATCTATCCGATGACGGCTGGGAACAGGCCTGCTCTGACTGCGGAGGAGTGGCTCAGTGGCATCGATAAAG GGCCGGTGCTAATTTCTCTGAAGCCTGGAAGTCAAGTTGCCGAGTCCCCTTACTCGGATGTGAGTAAGGGGCTGGGGAGCCCACTGGACACTCGCAGATCTCATAGCAGGCCGGGTTCGCTACAGCTGGGATACTTCCAGAACCAACTGGGAACCAAAGACGGCAAGGGGGACGGCAGCCTCGCCGCAGACGACAAGAGCTGGACGCCCATCAGCAACGGAGAAGACCTGACACTTTGCTCCCCCCCAAAAACCGAGAATGAG CTGCGCATGACGTTCCTCAAGCAGCAGGATGAAATCCGACGGTTGAGGGAGCTCCTCAACCAGAGGGACGTTTGCATcaagcagctggagctggagatcAAGAACATCAAAAACTCCCCGTCTCAGAGCTCACTGTAA
- the LOC137914542 gene encoding acidic leucine-rich nuclear phosphoprotein 32 family member B-like yields the protein MDMEKRIHLELRNRAPSTVRELILDNCRGTNGKVEGLTDDFVNLESLSLINVGLLSVSNLPRLEKLKKLSLSDNRISGGLDVLAKKLPNLTHLNLSGNKLKEISTLEPLKELDILKSLDLFNCEVTNQDDYRESVFKLLPQLTCLDGCDVENRDASESDGDVENRDASESDGEVDGECADDFEDEEEEDDFDEEEDGEEDDDEEEAEGEEDVEEEDDEVSGEDEEEDLGQDEEDEDEDEEDEEAETLKGQKRKREPEDEDDDDDDDEDD from the exons ATGGATATGGAAAAGAGGATCCACTTGGAGCTCAGAAACAGGGCACCGTCTACT GTACGAGAGCTTATCCTTGACAATTGTCGAGGAACTAATGGTAAAGTGGAAGGGCTCACGGATGATTTTGTCAACCTGGAGTCTCTCAGTTTGATAAACGTTGGCTTGTTGTCAGTCTCCAACCTGCCCAGACTAGAAAAACTCAAAAAG CTGTCGCTGAGCGACAACAGAATCAGTGGCGGCCTCGATGTTTTAGCAAAGAAACTACCAAACCTCACGCATTTAAATCTGAGCGGCAACAAATTGAAAGAAATCAGTACATTGGAACCGTTG AAAGAGTTGGACATTTTGAAGAGCTTGGACCTTTTCAACTGTGAAGTGACCAACCAGGACGACTACAGAGAGAGCGTGTTCAAGCTGCTGCCCCAGCTCACCTGCCTCGATGGCTGCGACGTGGAGAACAGGGACGCCTCCGAGTCCGACGGCGACGTGGAGAACAGGGACGCCTCCGAGTCCGACGGAGAGGTGGACGGCGAATGCGCAGACGATTTCGAAGACGAGG aggaggaagatgactttgatgaggaagaggatggcgaggaggatgacgatgaagaggaggcagaaggagaagaggatgtagaggaagaggatgacgaGGTCAGCGGAGAAGACGAG GAGGAAGACCTTGGCcaggatgaagaagatgaggatgaggatgaagaagacgAAG aagcagAAACTCTCAAAGGCCAGAAAAGAAAGCGAGAGCcagaagatgaggatgatgacgacgatgacgatgaagatgattAA
- the LOC137914543 gene encoding tRNA (adenine(37)-N6)-methyltransferase-like, with the protein MSPLCDCGSERVNKLNQQVSVMRREIKNLRQMLDNATRAHRKHMISIQSAVSKVGHWGPDQEQTTLPPLVSQAVLEKGNIRTAPIGYISSCFSVKNGTPRQPSVCGPSRAQLCIQQSVFNNPEHALVGLEHYSHVWVIFLFHKNGHLSYKAKVKPPRLDGHRVGVYSTRSPHRPNALGLTLARLDEIVGDTIHLSDIDMIDGTPVLDIKPYIPEYDSPQTRRSRASEPFDSNTEQQKATSVAQNGTAAMLDLREDSETDGQSDLHSKRTDANDVGSLLSKGETGIPTACPSEISAPYSLPKHFHSVLHEAKAYVAQADVFQVNCESRDQVSDSDKTEKSESIMDRPCYGKEAYSTIADWINAPPVGSLEVRFTPQAQRELAEFLPADMPGFSQSGRPRFKFLRSPEEAAAAITGVLSADPRSVYRRTRCRDRLFFFTLDTADVTCWFGQGFVEVLQVRAVEPHIASV; encoded by the exons ATGAGTCCTCTGTGTGACTGCGGCAGTGAACGGGTTAATAAACTAAATCAGCAGGTTTCTGTGATGAGAAGAGAAATCAAGAACCTGAG GCAGATGTTGGACAATGCAACCAGAGCTCACCGCAAACACATGATATCCATCCAGTCTGCTGTGTCCAAGGTCGGACACTGGGGACCCGACCAAGAGCAGACAACGCTGCCTCCTCTAGTGTCACAGGCTGTGCTGGAAAAAG gaaACATTCGGACGGCCCCTATTGGTTACATcagttcctgtttttctgtgaagaacggtACCCCCAGACAGCCGTCCGTTTGTGGCCCCTCAAGAGCACAACTGTGCATCCAGCAGAGCGTCTTCAATAACCCTGAACATGCGCTGGTGGGCCTGGAGCACTACTCGCATGTCTG ggtCATTTTTCTCTTCCACAAAAATGGACACTTGAGTTACAAAGCCAAAGTAAAGCCTCCCAGACTGGATGGTCACCGAGTCGGTGTGTACTCGACACGCAGCCCACACCGCCCGAATGCCCTGGGCCTAACTTTAGCTCGCCTCGATGAAATTGTAG GTGATACAATACATCTGTCAGACATTGACATGATCGACGGCACCCCAGTCCTAGACATCAAACCTTACATCCCAGAGTACGACTCCCCACAAaccaggaggagcagagccTCGGAGCCTTTTGACTcaaacacagagcagcaaaaGGCGACTTCTGTGGCCCAAAATGGCACAGCGGCCATGTTGGACCTCCGAGAGGACTCGGAAACAGATGGTCAGTCAGATCTTCACAGCAAACGAACTGATGCCAATGATGTGGGGAGTCTCCTGTCAAAAGGAGAAACTGGTATTCCAACAGCATGTCCATCTGAGATCAGCGCTCCTTATTCGCTCCCCAAGCACTTCCACAGTGTGCTGCACGAGGCTAAAGCTTATGTGGCCCAAGCTGACGTTTTCCAGGTGAATTGTGAGAGTCGAGATCAAGTTTCAGATTCTGACAAAACTGAAAAATCAGAGTCCATAATGGACCGCCCTTGCTATGGAAAGGAGGCCTACAGCACCATCGCTGATTGGATAAATGCTCCTCCTGTGGGAAGCCTGGAGGTGCGCTTCACCCCACAGGCTCAGAGGGAATTGGCGGAATTCCTTCCCGCAGACATGCCAG GATTCTCTCAGAGTGGCAGACCAAGGTTCAAGTTTCTGCGCAGTCCAGAGGAGGCCGCCGCTGCCATCACAGGGGTGCTTTCAGCAGACCCACGGTCCGTCTACAGGAGGACGCGCTGCAGAGACAGGCTTTTCTTCTTTACCCTGGACACAGCCGACGTCACCTGCTGGTTCGGACAAGGCTTTGTTGAAGTACTGCAGGTCCGAGCAGTTGAGCCACATATTGCTTCAGTCTGA
- the LOC137914544 gene encoding forkhead box protein E1-like yields the protein MTMPVVKVEKDCRANATLSASSQQTEEQPRGRRRKRPLQRGKPPYSYIALISMAIANSPDRKLTLGGIYKFITERFPFYRDNSKKWQNSIRHNLTLNDCFIKIPREAGRPGKGNYWALDPNAEDMFESGSFLRRRKRFKRCDFSTYTSFAHEPPVFTPVQIARSAAYANSVYPNVTVSPTYGQQLPPAYYPSSSPPGFGSGQTRMFSINNIIGHPTPASMLGGQEVMQHPNRSFSPEGHRNESSPCSLGSPTFQNQPCGGAASSRTSHTGFTYSGPNGHPYHHGSYGQSHTQGYAMAGRLHSTPHGPAESMDHYGRVSPVQIGSFSQYSNAAGPIANTGGHLRHPTYPGNMDRFVSAI from the coding sequence ATGACGATGCCTGTGGTCAAAGTGGAAAAGGATTGTCGGGCAAACGCCACCTTGTCTGCCTCCAGCCAGCAGACGGAGGAGCAGCCCCGAGGTCGCAGAAGAAAGAGACCCCTCCAGCGGGGGAAACCTCCCTACAGCTACATCGCTCTCATTTCCATGGCCATAGCCAACTCCCCCGACCGCAAGTTGACTTTGGGGGGCATCTATAAGTTCATCACCGAGCGCTTTCCCTTCTACAGAGATAACTCAAAGAAATGGCAGAACTCAATCCGCCATAACTTGACCCTCAACGATTGCTTCATCAAGATTCCTCGGGAGGCCGGCCGGCCGGGGAAGGGCAATTACTGGGCTTTGGACCCAAATGCGGAGGACATGTTCGAGAGCGGCAGCTTCctgagacggaggaagaggttTAAGCGCTGTGATTTCAGCACGTACACCTCGTTTGCCCACGAGCCACCGGTTTTCACTCCTGTGCAGATCGCCCGATCGGCCGCGTACGCCAACTCGGTCTACCCCAACGTGACAGTCAGCCCGACCTACGGGCAGCAACTTCCCCCCGCCTATTACCCCTCGTCGTCTCCTCCCGGGTTCGGCTCAGGTCAGACCCGCATGTTCAGCATCAATAACATCATCGGGCACCCGACTCCTGCGAGCATGCTGGGAGGTCAAGAGGTGATGCAGCATCCAAACCGGAGCTTCAGTCCTGAAGGGCATCGAAATGAATCCAGTCCGTGCAGCCTGGGAAGCCCGACTTTCCAGAACCAACCGTGTGGAGGGGCCGCGTCCTCTCGTACCTCACATACTGGGTTTACTTACTCTGGGCCCAACGGCCACCCGTACCACCACGGCTCGTATGGACAGAGCCACACCCAGGGGTACGCAATGGCTGGACGCCTTCATTCTACCCCCCACGGGCCTGCAGAGTCCATGGACCATTACGGCAGGGTCTCCCCAGTGCAGATAGGTTCTTTCTCCCAGTATAGCAATGCTGCAGGTCCCATTGCCAACACTGGGGGTCACCTGAGACACCCCACATACCCAGGGAACATGGACAGGTTTGTGTCTGCCATATGA